In Sander vitreus isolate 19-12246 chromosome 7, sanVit1, whole genome shotgun sequence, a genomic segment contains:
- the LOC144520584 gene encoding ral GTPase-activating protein subunit beta-like isoform X1 codes for MYSEWRSLQLVVQSDQGHLSVLHTYPTSVGTEVANAVVKPLGTAVSPVATENILKTDKEVKWTMEVLCYGLTLPLEGDTVKLCVDVYTDWMMALVSPRDSMPQPVVKEPNMYVQTILKHLYNVFVPRPDHHSLNHIRLCQQVLTAVQKLARESVSMVRETWEVLLLFLLRINDTLLAAPTVGVGVAEKLAEKLMAVLFEVWLLACARCFPTPPYWKTAREMLANWRHHPPVVEQWSRVACALTSRLLRFTHGPSFPPFKVPDEDASLIPLEMDNDCVAQTWYRFLHMLSNPVDLSNPAIVSTTPKFQEQFLNSSTIPHEVVLHPCLKQLPQIFFRAMRGISCLVDAFLGVSVEKRDVRERVFPFCQVRLSHGISRPRADSAPPTPVNRMSMSPPPSITNTTPPHSRKQRHTVVTKTTSKSSTSSGSQPTKASQQQQQQQQNSSSPTLLSSPNQSSWETRPLPAPARPKVNSILNLFGQWLFDAALVHCKLHSGLSRDPSMTAIATQVGLELRRKGSQMSTDSMVSNPMFDANEFPESYEAGRAEACGTLCRIYCSKKTGEDILPVYLSRFYMVLIQGLQISDFICRPVLASIILNSSSLFCTDLKGINVVVPYFIAALETIVPDRELSKFKMYVNPTDLRRASINILLAMLSLPHHFGNIKSEVLLEGKFNEEDGWPHDQPVSFLSLRLRLVNVLIGALQTETDTTNTQLILGAMLNIVQDSALLESIGAQTETGSVDGSHMTVRSQSHSRTNSGISFTSGGSTEATSPDSERPAQALLRDYALPDTAAGLLVRSIHLVTQRLNSQWRQDMSISLAALELLAGLAKVKVKVGVDSSDRKRAVSSICGYIVYQCSRPAPLQSRDLHSMIVAAFQFLCVWLTEHPDMLDEKDCLVEVLEIVELGISGSKSRQEQEVRHKGEKEHNPASMRVKDAAEATLSCIMQVLGAFPSPSGPASTCSLLNEDTLIRFARLSATGASNFRYFVLDNSVILAMLEQPLGNEQNPSPSVTVLIRGTAGRHAWTMQLFHQPRGAWANQRQVFVPEGRPTPNNGVGIKYNVKQRPFPEEVDKIPLVKADVSIPDLDDIVSKEVCCMGWQEDSRATNAAMSNYPYLELQHDKLRILMTKQIEYENALEQHSEEIWKSKLYPDPQTDCKPPPPAQEFQTARLFLSHFGFLSLEALKEPNNSRLPPHLIGLESSLPGFFDDMSYLDLLPCRPFDTVFIFYVRAGQKSSPEILRNVESSSSVQPHFLEFLLSLGWPVEVGRHPGWTGHLDTSWSLNSCSDNNDIQQTEDAATPEDTGGSVFNGEKKVLYYADALTEIAFVVPSLTENSEESSVHSDSTVEADTNADVMPGLHKQPNLTLELFPNHSENLESAKKLSPLVKTKRSSTGKSFPPLGPETKVFVVWVERFDDIENFPLSDLLAETSTGLEASMSNSTSCRSGLLEKDVPLIFIHPLKTGLFRIRLHGAVGKFGMVNPLVDGMVVSRRALGFLVRQTVINVCRRKRLESDLYNPPHVRRKQKITEIVQRYRNKQLEPEFYTSLFHEVGEGKLHL; via the exons GTGAAGTGGACCATGGAGGTGCTGTGTTATGGCCTCACCCTCCCCCTTGAGGGGGACACTGTCAagctgtgtgtggatgtgtataCAGACTGGATGATGGCCCTGGTGTCGCCCAGGGACTCAATGCCTCAGCCTGTGGTCAAGGAGCCCAATATGTACGTCCAAACCATCCTCAAACATCTGTACAACGTCTTTGTACCAAG GCCTGACCACCACAGTCTGAACCACATCAGGCTTTGCCAGCAGGTTCTGACTGCAGTCCAGAAATTGGCACGAGAGTCTGTTTCCATGGTGAGGGAAACCTGGGAGGTGCTGTTGCTCTTTCTGCTTCGCATCAACGACACATTACTTGCCGCGCCCACAGTCGGAG TTGGGGTGGCAGAGAAACTTGCAGAGAAATTGATGGCAGTGCTGTTTGAGGTGTGGCTACTGGCATGTGCCCGCTGCTTTCCCACGCCACCATATTGGAAGACAGCAAGGGAGATGCTGGCTAACTGGAGACACCACCCTCCTGTTGTAGAGCAGTGGAGCAGAGTGGCCTGTGCCCTGACCTCCAG GCTCTTGCGCTTTACCCACGGACCATCTTTCCCACCTTTTAAAGTACCTGATGAAGATGCCAGCCTGATTCCTTTAGAGATGGACAATGACTGTGTGGCACAGACGTGGTACCGCTTTCTCCACATGCTTAG CAACCCAGTGGACCTGAGCAACCCTGCGATAGTGAGCACCACTCCAAAGTTTCAGGAACAGTTTCTTAACTCCAGCACTATCCCTCATGAAGTGGTGCTGCATCCATGTTTGAAACAGCTACCCCAAATCTTCTTCAGGGCCATGCGGGGCATCAGCTGCTTAGTGGATGCCTTCTTAG GTGTCTCTGTTGAAAAGAGAGATGTACGGGAGAGGGTGTTCCCTTTTTGTCAAGTGCGGCTCTCTCATG GTATATCACGTCCCAGAGCTGACAGTGCCCCGCCCACCCCAGTCAACAGAATGAGCATGTCTCCGCCCCCCTCCATCACCAACACCACCCCCCCTCACAGCCGCAAGCAACGGCATACAGTGGTCACCAAAACCACAAGCAAGAGTTCCACT AGCAGTGGTAGTCAGCCAACCAAAGCAtcccagcagcaacagcagcagcagcaaaattCATCCTCCCCGACCCTGCTTTCCAGCCCCAACCAGAGCAGTTGGGAGACTCGGCCCTTGCCGGCCCCAGCGCGGCCAAAGGTCAACAGCATCCTCAATCTGTTCGGCCAGTGGCTGTTCGACGCTGCACTGGTCCATTGTAAGCTCCACAGCGGCCTCAGCCGAGACCCCAGCATGACCG CGATAGCCACTCAAGTAGGTCTGGAGCTGAGGAGGAAGGGATCCCAAATGTCCACTGACTCCATGGTGTCCAACCCCATGTTTGACGCCAACGAGTTCCCAGAGAGTTACGAGGCAGGACGAGCTGAGGCCTGCGGGACTCTCTGCCGCATCTACTGTAGCAAGAAAACTGGAGAAGATATTCTGCCTGTTTACCTATCCAG GTTCTACATGGTCCTGATTCAGGGTCTCCAGATCTCAGATTTTATCTGCAGACCAGTTCTGGCTTCTATCATTCTcaactcttcctctctcttctgtaCTGACCTAAAGGGAATCAATGTGGTGGTGCCCTACTTCATAGCTGCCCTGGAGACTATTGTACCAGACAG GGAGCTGTCCAAATTCAAGATGTATGTTAATCCTACCGACCTGAGGAGAGCCTCTATAAACATCCTGCTTGCCATGTTGTCATTGCCGCATCATTTTGGCAACATCAAATCAGAG GTTCTGTTGGAAGGAAAGTTCAATGAGGAGGATGGGTGGCCTCATGACCAGCCTGTGTCTTTCCTGTCCCTGAGGCTACGTCTCGTCAATGTCCTCATAGGAGCACTTCAGACTGAGACTGACACCACCAACACACAGCTCATCCTGG GTGCAATGCTAAATATTGTTCAAGACTCGGCACTGTTGGAGTCCATAGGTGCACAGACTGAAACA GGGAGTGTAGATGGGAGCCACATGACTGTGAGAAGTCAGAGTCACAGCCGTACTAACAGTGGCATTAGTTTCACCAGCGGGGGAAGCACAGAGGCTACCAGCCCAGACTCTGAGCGTCCTGCCCAGGCCCTGCTTCGAGACTACG CTCTTCCAGATACGGCGGCAGGCCTGCTGGTGCGCAGCATTCACCTGGTCACTCAGAGACTCAACTCCCAGTGGAGGCAAGACATGAGCATTTCACTGGCTGCCTTGGAGCTGCTGGCTGGGCTTGCCAAGGTAAAG GTAAAGGTGGGAGTGGACTCTTCGGACCGTAAACGTGCTGTCAGCTCTATATGTGGGTACATCGTGTACCAGTGTAGCCGTCCTGCTCCTCTTCAGTCCCGAGACCTGCACTCCATGATTGTAGCTGCCTTccagtttctctgtgtgtggctCACAGAACACCCTGACATGCTGGATGAGAAG GATTGTTTGGTAGAGGTGTTGGAGATTGTGGAGCTGGGAATATCTGGGAGCAAGTCCCGACAGGAACAGGAAGTCCGACATAAAGGGGAGAAGGAGCACAACCCAGCTTCGATGAGGGTTAAGGACGCTGCTGAGGCAACTTTGTCCTG TATTATGCAGGTGTTGGGGGCCTTCCCTTCCCCCAGCGGGCCTGCCTCCACCTGCAGCCTGCTCAACGAAGACACCCTGATTCGGTTTGCCAGGCTCAGTGCCACAGGAGCCAGCAACTTCCGCTActttgtcctggacaactcggtCATCCTCGCCATGCTGGAGCAACCTCTCGGCAATGAGCAGA ACCCTAGTCCATCAGTGACAGTTTTGATCAGAGGGACGGCTGGCAGGCATGCCTGGACCATGCAGCTTTTTCACCAGCCCAGAGGAGCTTGGGCCAATCAGAGG CAGGTGTTTGTTCCCGAGGGCCGTCCAACACCCAACAATGGTGTGGGTATCAAGTACAATGTCAAGCAGAGGCCCTTCCCTGAAGAGGTGGATAAGATACCGCTTGTCAAAGCTGATGTCAGTATTCCTGACTTGGATGACATTGTCAGTAAAGAG GTGTGTTGTATGGGCTGGCAGGAGGATTCGAGAGCTACAAATGCAGCGATGAGTAATTACCCCTAC CTGGAACTTCAGCATGACAAGCTTCGTATTCTGATGACCAAGCAGATAGAGTATGAGAACGCCTTGGAGCAGCACAGTGAGGAAATCTGGAAGTCCAAGCTTTACCCTGACCCACAGACCGACTGCAAACCCCCTCCACCCGCGCAGGAGTTCCAGACAGCACGCCTCTTCCTCTCCCACTTTGGTTTTCTGTCTCTGGAGGCACTCAAG GAGCCCAACAACAGCCGTCTACCTCCTCATCTGATTGGCCTGGAGTCATCCTTGCCAGGGTTTTTTGATGACATGAGCTACCTGGACCTGCTTCCCTGCCGACCATTTGACACAGTCTTTATTTTTTACGTGAGGGCTGGACAGAAAAGCAGCCCTGAG ATCTTGAGGAATGTGGAGTCATCATCCAGTGTCCAGCCCCACTTCTTGGAGTTCCTGCTGTCCTTGGGCTGGCCTGTGGAAGTGGGACGCCACCCAGGGTGGACGGGACACCTGGATACCAGCTGGTCCCTCAACTCCTGCTCCGACAACAATGATATACAACAAACAG aggacGCAGCTACTCCTGAGGACACAGGAGGTTCGGTGTTCAACGGGGAGAAGAAAGTTTTATACTACGCCGATGCTCTAACAGAGATTGCCTTTGTTGTTCCATCTTTAACAGAAAATTCTG AGGAGTCATCAGTGCACAGTGACTCCACAGTGGAGGCCGACACTAACGCAGACGTCATGCCTGGTTTACACAAACAACCCAATCTCACACTGGAGCTGTTCCCCAACCATTCTGAAAACCTGGAGTCTGCCAAAAAG CTGAGTCCTTTGGTAAAGACGAAGAGATCATCGACTGGAAAGTCTTTCCCACCGCTGGGTCCTGAGACAAAGGTGTTTGTGGTCTGGGTGGAGCGCTTTGATGATATCG agAACTTCCCATTGTCTGATCTCTTGGCGGAAACCAGCACGGGCTTAGAAGCTAGCATGAGCAACAGCACTTCCTGCAG GTCAGGGTTACTAGAAAAGGACGTTCCTCTGATCTTCATACACCCTCTGAAGACGGGACTCTTCAGGATCCGGCTGCATGGAGCTGTGGGTAAATTTGGCATGGTGAATCCCCTGGTGGACGGCATGGTGGTCAGCCGCAGAGCACTAG GGTTTCTTGTGCGCCAAACGGTCATCAACGTGTGCCGACGGAAGCGTCTGGAAAGTGACTTGTACAACCCGCCTCACGTGAGGCGGAAGCAGAAAATAACTGAGATTGTTCAGCGCTACCGCAACAAGCAACTGGAGCCTGAGTTTTACACCTCACTCTTCCACGAGGTGGGGGAGGGAAAGCTTCACCTCTAA
- the LOC144520584 gene encoding ral GTPase-activating protein subunit beta-like isoform X9: protein MYSEWRSLQLVVQSDQGHLSVLHTYPTSVGTEVANAVVKPLGTAVSPVATENILKTDKEVKWTMEVLCYGLTLPLEGDTVKLCVDVYTDWMMALVSPRDSMPQPVVKEPNMYVQTILKHLYNVFVPRPDHHSLNHIRLCQQVLTAVQKLARESVSMVRETWEVLLLFLLRINDTLLAAPTVGVGVAEKLAEKLMAVLFEVWLLACARCFPTPPYWKTAREMLANWRHHPPVVEQWSRVACALTSRLLRFTHGPSFPPFKVPDEDASLIPLEMDNDCVAQTWYRFLHMLSNPVDLSNPAIVSTTPKFQEQFLNSSTIPHEVVLHPCLKQLPQIFFRAMRGISCLVDAFLGISRPRADSAPPTPVNRMSMSPPPSITNTTPPHSRKQRHTVVTKTTSKSSTSSGSQPTKASQQQQQQQQNSSSPTLLSSPNQSSWETRPLPAPARPKVNSILNLFGQWLFDAALVHCKLHSGLSRDPSMTAIATQVGLELRRKGSQMSTDSMVSNPMFDANEFPESYEAGRAEACGTLCRIYCSKKTGEDILPVYLSRFYMVLIQGLQISDFICRPVLASIILNSSSLFCTDLKGINVVVPYFIAALETIVPDRELSKFKMYVNPTDLRRASINILLAMLSLPHHFGNIKSEVLLEGKFNEEDGWPHDQPVSFLSLRLRLVNVLIGALQTETDTTNTQLILGAMLNIVQDSALLESIGAQTETGSVDGSHMTVRSQSHSRTNSGISFTSGGSTEATSPDSERPAQALLRDYDTAAGLLVRSIHLVTQRLNSQWRQDMSISLAALELLAGLAKVKVKVGVDSSDRKRAVSSICGYIVYQCSRPAPLQSRDLHSMIVAAFQFLCVWLTEHPDMLDEKDCLVEVLEIVELGISGSKSRQEQEVRHKGEKEHNPASMRVKDAAEATLSCIMQVLGAFPSPSGPASTCSLLNEDTLIRFARLSATGASNFRYFVLDNSVILAMLEQPLGNEQNPSPSVTVLIRGTAGRHAWTMQLFHQPRGAWANQRVFVPEGRPTPNNGVGIKYNVKQRPFPEEVDKIPLVKADVSIPDLDDIVSKELELQHDKLRILMTKQIEYENALEQHSEEIWKSKLYPDPQTDCKPPPPAQEFQTARLFLSHFGFLSLEALKEPNNSRLPPHLIGLESSLPGFFDDMSYLDLLPCRPFDTVFIFYVRAGQKSSPEILRNVESSSSVQPHFLEFLLSLGWPVEVGRHPGWTGHLDTSWSLNSCSDNNDIQQTEDAATPEDTGGSVFNGEKKVLYYADALTEIAFVVPSLTENSEESSVHSDSTVEADTNADVMPGLHKQPNLTLELFPNHSENLESAKKLSPLVKTKRSSTGKSFPPLGPETKVFVVWVERFDDIENFPLSDLLAETSTGLEASMSNSTSCRSGLLEKDVPLIFIHPLKTGLFRIRLHGAVGKFGMVNPLVDGMVVSRRALGFLVRQTVINVCRRKRLESDLYNPPHVRRKQKITEIVQRYRNKQLEPEFYTSLFHEVGEGKLHL from the exons GTGAAGTGGACCATGGAGGTGCTGTGTTATGGCCTCACCCTCCCCCTTGAGGGGGACACTGTCAagctgtgtgtggatgtgtataCAGACTGGATGATGGCCCTGGTGTCGCCCAGGGACTCAATGCCTCAGCCTGTGGTCAAGGAGCCCAATATGTACGTCCAAACCATCCTCAAACATCTGTACAACGTCTTTGTACCAAG GCCTGACCACCACAGTCTGAACCACATCAGGCTTTGCCAGCAGGTTCTGACTGCAGTCCAGAAATTGGCACGAGAGTCTGTTTCCATGGTGAGGGAAACCTGGGAGGTGCTGTTGCTCTTTCTGCTTCGCATCAACGACACATTACTTGCCGCGCCCACAGTCGGAG TTGGGGTGGCAGAGAAACTTGCAGAGAAATTGATGGCAGTGCTGTTTGAGGTGTGGCTACTGGCATGTGCCCGCTGCTTTCCCACGCCACCATATTGGAAGACAGCAAGGGAGATGCTGGCTAACTGGAGACACCACCCTCCTGTTGTAGAGCAGTGGAGCAGAGTGGCCTGTGCCCTGACCTCCAG GCTCTTGCGCTTTACCCACGGACCATCTTTCCCACCTTTTAAAGTACCTGATGAAGATGCCAGCCTGATTCCTTTAGAGATGGACAATGACTGTGTGGCACAGACGTGGTACCGCTTTCTCCACATGCTTAG CAACCCAGTGGACCTGAGCAACCCTGCGATAGTGAGCACCACTCCAAAGTTTCAGGAACAGTTTCTTAACTCCAGCACTATCCCTCATGAAGTGGTGCTGCATCCATGTTTGAAACAGCTACCCCAAATCTTCTTCAGGGCCATGCGGGGCATCAGCTGCTTAGTGGATGCCTTCTTAG GTATATCACGTCCCAGAGCTGACAGTGCCCCGCCCACCCCAGTCAACAGAATGAGCATGTCTCCGCCCCCCTCCATCACCAACACCACCCCCCCTCACAGCCGCAAGCAACGGCATACAGTGGTCACCAAAACCACAAGCAAGAGTTCCACT AGCAGTGGTAGTCAGCCAACCAAAGCAtcccagcagcaacagcagcagcagcaaaattCATCCTCCCCGACCCTGCTTTCCAGCCCCAACCAGAGCAGTTGGGAGACTCGGCCCTTGCCGGCCCCAGCGCGGCCAAAGGTCAACAGCATCCTCAATCTGTTCGGCCAGTGGCTGTTCGACGCTGCACTGGTCCATTGTAAGCTCCACAGCGGCCTCAGCCGAGACCCCAGCATGACCG CGATAGCCACTCAAGTAGGTCTGGAGCTGAGGAGGAAGGGATCCCAAATGTCCACTGACTCCATGGTGTCCAACCCCATGTTTGACGCCAACGAGTTCCCAGAGAGTTACGAGGCAGGACGAGCTGAGGCCTGCGGGACTCTCTGCCGCATCTACTGTAGCAAGAAAACTGGAGAAGATATTCTGCCTGTTTACCTATCCAG GTTCTACATGGTCCTGATTCAGGGTCTCCAGATCTCAGATTTTATCTGCAGACCAGTTCTGGCTTCTATCATTCTcaactcttcctctctcttctgtaCTGACCTAAAGGGAATCAATGTGGTGGTGCCCTACTTCATAGCTGCCCTGGAGACTATTGTACCAGACAG GGAGCTGTCCAAATTCAAGATGTATGTTAATCCTACCGACCTGAGGAGAGCCTCTATAAACATCCTGCTTGCCATGTTGTCATTGCCGCATCATTTTGGCAACATCAAATCAGAG GTTCTGTTGGAAGGAAAGTTCAATGAGGAGGATGGGTGGCCTCATGACCAGCCTGTGTCTTTCCTGTCCCTGAGGCTACGTCTCGTCAATGTCCTCATAGGAGCACTTCAGACTGAGACTGACACCACCAACACACAGCTCATCCTGG GTGCAATGCTAAATATTGTTCAAGACTCGGCACTGTTGGAGTCCATAGGTGCACAGACTGAAACA GGGAGTGTAGATGGGAGCCACATGACTGTGAGAAGTCAGAGTCACAGCCGTACTAACAGTGGCATTAGTTTCACCAGCGGGGGAAGCACAGAGGCTACCAGCCCAGACTCTGAGCGTCCTGCCCAGGCCCTGCTTCGAGACTACG ATACGGCGGCAGGCCTGCTGGTGCGCAGCATTCACCTGGTCACTCAGAGACTCAACTCCCAGTGGAGGCAAGACATGAGCATTTCACTGGCTGCCTTGGAGCTGCTGGCTGGGCTTGCCAAGGTAAAG GTAAAGGTGGGAGTGGACTCTTCGGACCGTAAACGTGCTGTCAGCTCTATATGTGGGTACATCGTGTACCAGTGTAGCCGTCCTGCTCCTCTTCAGTCCCGAGACCTGCACTCCATGATTGTAGCTGCCTTccagtttctctgtgtgtggctCACAGAACACCCTGACATGCTGGATGAGAAG GATTGTTTGGTAGAGGTGTTGGAGATTGTGGAGCTGGGAATATCTGGGAGCAAGTCCCGACAGGAACAGGAAGTCCGACATAAAGGGGAGAAGGAGCACAACCCAGCTTCGATGAGGGTTAAGGACGCTGCTGAGGCAACTTTGTCCTG TATTATGCAGGTGTTGGGGGCCTTCCCTTCCCCCAGCGGGCCTGCCTCCACCTGCAGCCTGCTCAACGAAGACACCCTGATTCGGTTTGCCAGGCTCAGTGCCACAGGAGCCAGCAACTTCCGCTActttgtcctggacaactcggtCATCCTCGCCATGCTGGAGCAACCTCTCGGCAATGAGCAGA ACCCTAGTCCATCAGTGACAGTTTTGATCAGAGGGACGGCTGGCAGGCATGCCTGGACCATGCAGCTTTTTCACCAGCCCAGAGGAGCTTGGGCCAATCAGAGG GTGTTTGTTCCCGAGGGCCGTCCAACACCCAACAATGGTGTGGGTATCAAGTACAATGTCAAGCAGAGGCCCTTCCCTGAAGAGGTGGATAAGATACCGCTTGTCAAAGCTGATGTCAGTATTCCTGACTTGGATGACATTGTCAGTAAAGAG CTGGAACTTCAGCATGACAAGCTTCGTATTCTGATGACCAAGCAGATAGAGTATGAGAACGCCTTGGAGCAGCACAGTGAGGAAATCTGGAAGTCCAAGCTTTACCCTGACCCACAGACCGACTGCAAACCCCCTCCACCCGCGCAGGAGTTCCAGACAGCACGCCTCTTCCTCTCCCACTTTGGTTTTCTGTCTCTGGAGGCACTCAAG GAGCCCAACAACAGCCGTCTACCTCCTCATCTGATTGGCCTGGAGTCATCCTTGCCAGGGTTTTTTGATGACATGAGCTACCTGGACCTGCTTCCCTGCCGACCATTTGACACAGTCTTTATTTTTTACGTGAGGGCTGGACAGAAAAGCAGCCCTGAG ATCTTGAGGAATGTGGAGTCATCATCCAGTGTCCAGCCCCACTTCTTGGAGTTCCTGCTGTCCTTGGGCTGGCCTGTGGAAGTGGGACGCCACCCAGGGTGGACGGGACACCTGGATACCAGCTGGTCCCTCAACTCCTGCTCCGACAACAATGATATACAACAAACAG aggacGCAGCTACTCCTGAGGACACAGGAGGTTCGGTGTTCAACGGGGAGAAGAAAGTTTTATACTACGCCGATGCTCTAACAGAGATTGCCTTTGTTGTTCCATCTTTAACAGAAAATTCTG AGGAGTCATCAGTGCACAGTGACTCCACAGTGGAGGCCGACACTAACGCAGACGTCATGCCTGGTTTACACAAACAACCCAATCTCACACTGGAGCTGTTCCCCAACCATTCTGAAAACCTGGAGTCTGCCAAAAAG CTGAGTCCTTTGGTAAAGACGAAGAGATCATCGACTGGAAAGTCTTTCCCACCGCTGGGTCCTGAGACAAAGGTGTTTGTGGTCTGGGTGGAGCGCTTTGATGATATCG agAACTTCCCATTGTCTGATCTCTTGGCGGAAACCAGCACGGGCTTAGAAGCTAGCATGAGCAACAGCACTTCCTGCAG GTCAGGGTTACTAGAAAAGGACGTTCCTCTGATCTTCATACACCCTCTGAAGACGGGACTCTTCAGGATCCGGCTGCATGGAGCTGTGGGTAAATTTGGCATGGTGAATCCCCTGGTGGACGGCATGGTGGTCAGCCGCAGAGCACTAG GGTTTCTTGTGCGCCAAACGGTCATCAACGTGTGCCGACGGAAGCGTCTGGAAAGTGACTTGTACAACCCGCCTCACGTGAGGCGGAAGCAGAAAATAACTGAGATTGTTCAGCGCTACCGCAACAAGCAACTGGAGCCTGAGTTTTACACCTCACTCTTCCACGAGGTGGGGGAGGGAAAGCTTCACCTCTAA